In Nocardia sp. NBC_00403, one DNA window encodes the following:
- a CDS encoding F0F1 ATP synthase subunit gamma — MANLRELRSRIRGVNSIKKITKAQELIATSRITKAQARVAAAKPYAEEITKVLGELASASKNLSHPLLTERSNPRRAAVLVITSDSGMCGGYNSNVLKRAEELMTTLRGEGKEPVVYVMGNKGLIYYTFRNRAPRASWTGFSQQPKYTDASAACRHLVDSFMAGSEGEVPAPNGTGNIAGVDELHIVYTRFVSMLTQTPEVRRLAPIQVSYVDENFDLGEDSLSDSATADVHAQYEFEPDADVLLAALLPKYINTRIYSSLLEAAASESAARRTAMKAATDNANELSNVLTRQANSARQAQITQEISEIVGGVNALASSSDRD, encoded by the coding sequence ATGGCAAACCTGCGTGAATTGCGCTCCCGCATTCGTGGTGTGAATTCGATCAAGAAGATCACCAAGGCCCAGGAGCTGATCGCGACTTCGCGAATCACCAAGGCTCAGGCCCGGGTTGCTGCGGCCAAGCCGTACGCGGAGGAGATCACCAAGGTTCTCGGTGAGCTGGCGAGTGCGTCGAAGAACCTCTCGCATCCGCTGCTGACGGAGCGCTCCAACCCGCGTCGCGCCGCCGTGCTGGTGATCACCAGTGACAGCGGTATGTGTGGTGGCTACAACTCGAACGTGCTCAAGCGCGCCGAGGAGCTCATGACCACGCTGCGCGGCGAGGGTAAAGAGCCGGTGGTGTACGTGATGGGCAACAAGGGCCTCATCTACTACACCTTCCGCAACCGTGCGCCGCGTGCGTCGTGGACCGGGTTCTCCCAGCAGCCGAAGTACACCGATGCCTCGGCCGCGTGCCGGCACCTGGTGGACAGCTTCATGGCGGGCTCCGAGGGCGAGGTTCCTGCTCCGAACGGCACCGGCAATATCGCCGGTGTCGACGAGCTGCACATCGTGTACACCCGGTTCGTCTCGATGCTGACGCAGACCCCGGAGGTGCGCCGGTTGGCGCCGATCCAGGTGAGCTACGTCGACGAGAACTTCGACCTGGGCGAGGACAGCCTGTCCGATTCGGCCACCGCCGATGTGCACGCGCAGTACGAGTTCGAGCCCGACGCCGATGTGCTGCTGGCGGCGCTGCTGCCCAAGTACATCAACACGCGTATCTACTCATCGTTGCTCGAGGCAGCGGCATCCGAGTCCGCGGCTCGGCGCACCGCAATGAAGGCCGCCACCGATAACGCCAATGAGCTGTCGAATGTCCTTACCAGGCAGGCGAACTCGGCGCGGCAGGCCCAGATCACGCAGGAAATCAGTGAAATCGTGGGCGGCGTGAACGCGCTGGCTTCGAGCTCGGACCGCGACTAA
- the atpD gene encoding F0F1 ATP synthase subunit beta encodes MTAAVTQESRTGATTGRVVRVIGPVVDVEFPRGSIPELFNALHAEIALASVAKTLTLEVAQHLGDNIVRTISMQPTDGLVRGAKVADTGKPISVPVGDVVKGHVFNALGDCLDTPGLGRDGEQWGIHRKPPSFDQLEGKTEILETGVKVIDLLTPYVKGGKIGLFGGAGVGKTVLIQEMITRIAREFSGTSVFAGVGERTREGTDLHLEMEEMGVLQDTALVFGQMDEPPGTRMRVALSALTMAEYFRDVQHQDVLLFIDNIFRFTQAGSEVSTLLGRMPSAVGYQPTLADEMGELQERITSTRGRSITSLQAIYVPADDYTDPAPATTFAHLDATTELSRPISQKGIYPAVDPLTSTSRILEASIVGAEHFRVANEVKRILQKYKELQDIIAILGMDELSEEDKVLVGRARRLEKFLGQNFIVAEKFTGQPGSVVPLSDTIEAFDRVCKGEFDHFPEQAFNSCGGLDDVEAAAKKIAGK; translated from the coding sequence ATGACCGCAGCAGTCACGCAAGAAAGCCGGACGGGCGCGACAACAGGCCGCGTCGTCCGTGTCATCGGCCCCGTCGTGGACGTCGAGTTCCCGCGGGGTTCCATCCCAGAGCTGTTCAACGCTCTGCACGCCGAGATCGCGCTGGCGTCGGTGGCCAAGACCCTGACCCTCGAGGTTGCCCAGCACCTCGGCGACAACATCGTGCGCACCATCTCGATGCAGCCGACCGACGGCCTGGTCCGTGGGGCCAAGGTCGCCGACACCGGTAAGCCGATCTCGGTGCCGGTCGGTGACGTCGTCAAGGGCCACGTGTTCAACGCCCTCGGCGATTGCCTCGACACCCCCGGCCTCGGCCGGGACGGCGAGCAGTGGGGCATCCACCGCAAGCCACCGTCATTCGACCAGCTCGAGGGCAAGACCGAAATCCTCGAGACCGGTGTGAAGGTCATCGACCTGCTGACCCCGTATGTGAAGGGCGGCAAGATCGGTCTGTTCGGTGGCGCCGGTGTCGGCAAGACCGTGCTGATCCAGGAGATGATCACCCGTATCGCGCGTGAGTTCTCCGGCACGTCGGTGTTCGCCGGTGTCGGTGAGCGCACCCGTGAGGGCACCGACCTGCACCTGGAAATGGAAGAGATGGGCGTCCTGCAGGACACCGCCCTCGTCTTCGGCCAGATGGACGAGCCGCCGGGCACCCGTATGCGCGTCGCTCTCTCGGCCCTCACCATGGCCGAGTACTTCCGCGACGTGCAGCACCAGGACGTGCTGCTGTTCATCGACAACATCTTCCGGTTCACCCAGGCCGGTTCCGAGGTGTCGACGCTGCTCGGCCGGATGCCCTCCGCCGTCGGTTACCAGCCCACGCTGGCCGACGAGATGGGTGAGCTGCAGGAGCGCATCACCTCCACCCGTGGTCGGTCCATCACCTCGCTGCAGGCCATCTACGTGCCCGCCGACGACTACACCGACCCGGCTCCGGCGACCACCTTCGCCCACCTCGATGCGACGACCGAGCTCTCCCGCCCGATCTCGCAGAAGGGCATCTACCCGGCTGTCGACCCGCTGACCTCGACCTCCCGCATCCTGGAGGCCTCGATCGTCGGTGCGGAACACTTCCGGGTCGCCAACGAGGTCAAGCGGATCCTGCAGAAGTACAAGGAACTGCAGGACATCATCGCCATCCTCGGCATGGACGAGCTCTCCGAAGAGGACAAGGTCCTCGTCGGCCGGGCCCGTCGCCTGGAGAAGTTCCTCGGCCAGAACTTCATCGTGGCCGAGAAGTTCACCGGCCAGCCGGGTTCGGTGGTGCCGCTGTCCGACACCATCGAGGCGTTCGACCGCGTCTGCAAGGGCGAGTTCGACCACTTCCCGGAGCAGGCGTTCAACAGCTGCGGTGGACTCGACGACGTCGAGGCCGCCGCGAAGAAGATCGCCGGAAAGTAG
- a CDS encoding F0F1 ATP synthase subunit epsilon, with protein sequence MAEMSVDLVAVERLLWSGQASFVSAQTTEGQIGIMPGHEPLLGQLVEGGTVTIVDTDGQRIVAAVHGGFFSVTATTVRVLAESAEFAGEVDVEAARRVLADSDATEEQQRAAQARVRAVEQNANA encoded by the coding sequence ATGGCGGAAATGTCAGTTGATCTCGTCGCGGTCGAGCGACTGCTCTGGTCCGGCCAGGCGTCGTTCGTCAGCGCGCAGACCACCGAGGGCCAAATCGGCATCATGCCGGGCCACGAGCCGCTGCTCGGCCAGTTGGTCGAGGGCGGCACCGTGACCATCGTCGACACCGATGGGCAGCGCATCGTCGCTGCGGTGCACGGCGGTTTCTTCTCGGTGACCGCTACCACGGTCCGGGTGCTCGCCGAGTCCGCGGAGTTCGCCGGTGAGGTCGACGTCGAGGCGGCCCGCCGGGTGCTGGCCGACTCGGACGCCACCGAGGAACAGCAGCGGGCGGCTCAGGCCCGAGTGCGCGCGGTCGAGCAGAACGCGAACGCGTAG
- a CDS encoding DUF2550 domain-containing protein, translating to MVLLIILVLMLVFLALASTYRLIMLRRGGTAALLRVLPARGGQGWRHGLIRYDEDRLVFYKLSSLKLGPDSTIRRQGIEIGDRRGPRGDEFDIMTEELSVTAVSDSDGAFELALDRGSLAAFLSWVESRPSDRTRRLPGL from the coding sequence ATGGTTCTCCTGATCATTCTGGTGCTCATGCTCGTTTTTCTGGCGCTGGCTTCGACCTACCGTCTGATCATGCTGCGTCGAGGTGGCACGGCCGCGTTGCTGCGGGTGCTGCCCGCGCGCGGTGGCCAGGGCTGGCGGCACGGCCTGATCCGATACGACGAGGATCGGCTGGTTTTCTACAAGCTGTCCAGCCTCAAACTCGGCCCCGACTCCACCATTCGACGCCAGGGCATCGAGATCGGTGACCGTCGCGGCCCGCGCGGCGACGAGTTCGACATCATGACCGAAGAACTGTCGGTGACCGCGGTGTCCGATAGCGACGGCGCTTTCGAACTCGCCTTGGACCGCGGTTCGCTCGCGGCCTTCCTTTCCTGGGTCGAATCCCGTCCGTCCGACCGCACCCGCAGGCTTCCAGGCCTCTGA
- a CDS encoding cob(I)yrinic acid a,c-diamide adenosyltransferase codes for MSVHLTRIYTRTGDDGTTGLSDFSRVAKTDPRLVAYADCDETNAAIGVAIALGSPTSELLAVLHQIQNDLFDAGADLSTPVVAEPKYPPLRITQPYIDRLEAWCDEFNAELAPLNSFILPGGTPLAALLHTARTVARRAERAAWAAVEAHPDDTNVLPAKYLNRLSDLLFILSRVANPGGDVLWKPGGDQAGAS; via the coding sequence GTGAGCGTGCATCTGACGCGGATATACACGCGTACCGGGGACGACGGGACCACTGGACTCAGTGACTTCTCCCGGGTCGCCAAGACCGATCCCCGACTGGTCGCCTACGCCGATTGTGACGAGACCAATGCTGCCATCGGTGTTGCCATCGCACTCGGCAGCCCGACGTCGGAACTACTCGCGGTGCTCCACCAGATTCAAAACGACCTGTTCGACGCGGGCGCGGACCTGTCCACCCCCGTCGTCGCGGAGCCCAAGTACCCGCCGCTGCGGATCACCCAGCCCTACATCGACCGGCTCGAAGCCTGGTGCGATGAATTCAATGCCGAACTGGCGCCGCTGAATTCGTTCATCCTGCCCGGCGGCACTCCGCTTGCTGCGCTGTTGCACACCGCGCGCACCGTTGCGCGCCGCGCCGAGCGCGCCGCATGGGCTGCGGTGGAGGCACACCCGGACGACACGAACGTGCTGCCGGCCAAGTACTTGAATCGTCTATCGGATCTGCTGTTTATCCTGAGCCGGGTTGCCAATCCTGGCGGCGATGTGCTCTGGAAGCCGGGCGGAGACCAGGCGGGTGCATCATGA
- the murA gene encoding UDP-N-acetylglucosamine 1-carboxyvinyltransferase — translation MERFLVTGGNQLVGEVAVGGAKNSVLKLMAAALLAEGTTTITNCPDILDVPLMGDVLRGLGCDVTIDGSVVIITTPAEPKYHADFPAVTQFRASVCVLGPLMARCKRAVVALPGGDAIGSRPLDMHQAGLRLLGATSEIEHGCVVARADELRGARIRLDFPSVGATENILMAAVLAEGETVIDNAAREPDIVDLCNMLVQMGARISGAGTSVLTIEGVERLSPTTHRVIGDRIVAATWGIAAAMTMGDIRVTGVNPKHLSLVLDKLRSAGARISFEPDGFRVVQADRPRAVNFSTLPFPGFPTDLQPMAIGLAAIADGTSMITENVFEARFRFVEEMIRLGADARTDGHHAVVRGIPRLSSAPVWSSDIRAGAGLVLAGLVADGVTEVHDVFHIDRGYPNFVEQLQALGGQVERVGAAD, via the coding sequence ATGGAGAGGTTTTTGGTTACCGGCGGGAATCAACTCGTCGGTGAGGTCGCGGTCGGGGGTGCCAAGAACAGCGTCCTCAAGCTGATGGCCGCTGCCCTGCTGGCCGAGGGCACGACCACCATTACGAACTGCCCGGACATCCTCGATGTGCCGCTGATGGGTGATGTGCTGCGCGGCCTGGGCTGCGACGTGACGATCGATGGTTCGGTCGTCATCATCACCACTCCTGCGGAACCGAAGTACCACGCGGACTTTCCCGCGGTGACACAGTTCCGCGCGTCGGTTTGTGTGCTCGGACCATTGATGGCGCGGTGCAAGCGGGCCGTTGTCGCGCTGCCCGGTGGGGACGCAATCGGTTCGCGTCCCTTGGATATGCATCAAGCCGGCCTGCGCCTGCTCGGGGCGACCAGCGAAATCGAACACGGTTGTGTGGTCGCGCGGGCGGATGAACTGCGCGGTGCGCGGATCAGGCTGGACTTTCCGTCGGTGGGGGCGACCGAGAACATCCTCATGGCGGCCGTGCTGGCCGAAGGGGAGACGGTCATCGATAACGCCGCACGTGAACCGGACATCGTCGACCTGTGCAACATGCTGGTTCAGATGGGCGCCCGTATCAGTGGCGCCGGCACGTCGGTGCTGACGATCGAGGGCGTCGAGCGCCTTTCGCCGACCACGCACCGTGTGATCGGTGATCGCATCGTCGCCGCCACCTGGGGGATTGCCGCCGCGATGACTATGGGCGACATCCGGGTGACCGGCGTCAACCCGAAGCATCTGTCCCTGGTGCTGGACAAGCTGCGCTCGGCAGGAGCGCGGATTTCGTTCGAACCGGACGGTTTCCGTGTGGTCCAGGCCGACCGGCCGCGTGCGGTCAACTTCTCCACATTGCCTTTCCCCGGGTTCCCGACCGATCTGCAGCCGATGGCTATCGGCCTCGCGGCGATCGCCGACGGCACCTCGATGATCACCGAGAACGTCTTCGAAGCGCGGTTCCGCTTCGTCGAGGAGATGATTCGGCTCGGTGCCGACGCGCGAACCGATGGACACCACGCTGTGGTGCGCGGAATTCCGCGGTTGTCGAGTGCACCGGTGTGGTCGTCGGATATTCGTGCAGGCGCGGGACTCGTGCTCGCGGGTCTGGTTGCCGATGGTGTCACCGAAGTGCACGACGTCTTCCATATCGACCGCGGCTACCCGAATTTCGTCGAGCAGCTGCAGGCATTGGGTGGCCAAGTGGAGCGGGTCGGCGCGGCTGATTGA